One window of Microtus pennsylvanicus isolate mMicPen1 chromosome X, mMicPen1.hap1, whole genome shotgun sequence genomic DNA carries:
- the LOC142840493 gene encoding claudin-34-like, which translates to MARRAASKQLGGFALATLAWILCSASLGLPQWRVWCFQEPMDSKPRMTLVGMWKVCIHHQEGNSNISKVCYKYNYQDSFIPFDIRVAQHLLLISSFLGMIATVTFIVALWKLYSGRLRKKDTYNPFILPGILNVIASSFVFLSNLFNYLSIIRNVGIDFPPSFHTPSFPDTQKVGTALAMATLSSFLFLVGGIISLSFTLPRHSGKYSVI; encoded by the coding sequence ATGGCCAGGAGGGCTGCCAGCAAGCAGCTAGGAGGCTTTGCTCTGGCCACCCTAGCATGGATCCTGTGCAGTGCCTCCCTGGGCCTCCCTCAGTGGAGAGTGTGGTGTTTTCAGGAGCCCATGGATTCCAAGCCCAGAATGACTTTAGTGGGGATGTGGAAAGTCTGCATTCACCACCAGGAAGGCAATTCCAACATCTCCAAAGTGTGTTACAAATATAACTACCAGGACAGCTTCATCCCTTTTGATATTCGAGTGGCTCAACACCTGCTACTGATCTCCAGCTTTCTCGGCATGATTGCCACAGTCACTTTCATTGTGGCTCTTTGGAAATTGTACTCAGGGAGACTCCGGAAGAAAGACACCTACAATCCATTCATCCTGCCAGGGATTCTGAACGTCATTGCTAGCAGTTTTGTCTTCCTGTCCAACTTGTTCAACTATTTATCCATCATTCGCAACGTTGGGATTGACTTCCCCCCATCTTTCCACACTCCTTCTTTCCCAGATACCCAGAAGGTTGGCACTGCACTGGCAATGgcaaccctttcttcttttctatttctagtgGGTGgcataatttctctttcttttactctTCCGCGGCATTCCGGAAAATATTCTgttatttaa